CAGGTAATCGTAGAGCCTGATCAGACGCGAGTTCTGGTTGTTCTGGTCGATCCAGTGGCCGATCATGCCAATGGTACGGGCCAGCACGAAGAAGCCATTCAGAGAGTGCTCCGGGAAGCCGAGGTCCATAAGGATGCAACCTATGGTGCCATCGACGTTCAGGATCAGGTTCTCCTTCTTGGCGGTCGTGATCTTTTCGACTTCGAGCGCGTAGTTGAGAATCGGCGTGTGCAGCGAGGTTTCGTTCTTCACGTAGCTGACGAGGTACTTCACGCGCTGGTCGGGATTCCTGAGACTCTTGACCCTGTGGCCAATGCCGGGAACCGGGCCGACGTTTTTCTTCATCCAGGCAAGGAAGCCGGGAATGTCGTTCGGATACTCCTTGACACCCATTTTGAAGTATTTGCCAGCGTTGGTCACAGCACCGCCAAAGCGCGGACCGATCATGGTCATACCGGCAGAGACGGCCTGCGGCATATCGATGCCTGCGCAGGCGGCGAGGATAGTGCCAAAGGCGCCAGACACTGCCGGACCGTGGTCAGCAGAGATCATGATGATGCGCTTGATGATCTCGGACTCCTCGCGGCTCGGAAGCTTCTTGCTCCAGAGCAGGCCGATGACATCCTCGATACCATACCCTTTCGAGCAAAGCTCCGAAGCGGCATAACCGGCATAGCGAGGCTCTTCGCCACGATCGTCGGAGATGGTGGTGCGGATGAGCGGTTCGACAACCACTTCACCCTGCTTCATAACCTCCTGAACGCTCGGCGGTAGCTCAGGCAGCAGCGCCTCGTCGATTTCGGGCTTCGGCTTGATGGCGCCAGAAGCGAGCAACTCTTCATAGACCTGCTTGATCGCCTTGCTCAGACCGCCAAAGGTATCGGGCACGAGCGCACCGGCTTCACGCAGAGCGTTCATCTTGGAGCGGGCTGAGCCAGCGCCCTTTTTGCCCTCTTTCGCGCCAGCGTGACCAAACTTCATACCCTGCGGGAGAACCTCCTGGCAGGTACCGCCAATGGCGGCGATCAGCTTGATGCGGCG
The nucleotide sequence above comes from Chlorobaculum tepidum TLS. Encoded proteins:
- a CDS encoding citrate/2-methylcitrate synthase, with the protein product MSILANKDTRAVIIGGVAGVNAAKRMAQFDYLINRPLTVQAFVYPPEAGQQKEIFRGGELKNVTVYPSLAPALNEHPDINTALIYLGASRATEAAMEALESPNIQLVSMITEGVPEKDAKRLKKLAQKLGKMLNGPSSIGIMSAGECRLGVIGGEYRNLKLCNLYRQGSFGVLTKSGGLSNEAMWLCAQNGDGITSAVAIGGDAYPGTDFVTYLEMFEKDPATKAVVMIGEVGGNLEEEAAEWLAAEPRRIKLIAAIGGTCQEVLPQGMKFGHAGAKEGKKGAGSARSKMNALREAGALVPDTFGGLSKAIKQVYEELLASGAIKPKPEIDEALLPELPPSVQEVMKQGEVVVEPLIRTTISDDRGEEPRYAGYAASELCSKGYGIEDVIGLLWSKKLPSREESEIIKRIIMISADHGPAVSGAFGTILAACAGIDMPQAVSAGMTMIGPRFGGAVTNAGKYFKMGVKEYPNDIPGFLAWMKKNVGPVPGIGHRVKSLRNPDQRVKYLVSYVKNETSLHTPILNYALEVEKITTAKKENLILNVDGTIGCILMDLGFPEHSLNGFFVLARTIGMIGHWIDQNNQNSRLIRLYDYLINYAVKPERPVPDKK